The Methanofastidiosum sp. sequence ATAGTTAATCTGTCGTAATCAAAATAAAAGGGTCTTCCCACAAAATTGTATTTTAAGGTGATTATTCAAAAATATCAACAGAGCAAGTTTTTTGATGGCTTCGGTTAAACTCATATATTCACTTATTTATTTATCTTTCATTCTATTCTTATTTTTCCTTTTTATTAATTTATTTATCCTTAAAATTAGAGTTATTCTTTATATATCTCAATAATTCTTCTCCTTCTATCGAACGAGTTGTGTTTCCCGATCTGATAAAAAATGTATCCTTATTATTACATTTCATAAAAACTGGGTCTGTACTGGGTTTAATATCTACTATACATACTTCTTTTCCATCTTTTTCAGAAAAGTTTATTTCAGTAAAAGTTGCTCTAGATCCTCCTAAATGATTCACTATTGTCTGAATTAAAAATTGTTGATATCCATCTTTATTTTTATTTTTCACATGATCTAAATCCCTTTCAATCCCATAGATATTTCCATTATCTTCTACACCAATAAGCAGTGTACCCCCATCTGTATTTAAAAAACTAGCTATGCTTCTTGCGATAATTCGTGGCATCTTTTTTTTATTAGCTTTATTTTCATCAATATCCCAGATCATGGATGATTTGAATTCTATTTTTGATGTTTCACCCATTAAGATGTATTCTAACCAAGATTTAGATTCTTCTTCAATTTCAGAATTTTCTCCTGATATTTTTTCATAAAGGTTCATTAATATTTTTTCTAGTTTTTTTTCAAAACTACCATATTTATTGCCTACTTCATCCGCTAATAATTGAATCCCACCATTAGCATATCTTTCAGCAATTCCGTATATTCTTTTTTTGTCAGATAAAATATCTATGTTTTCAGTGCTTTTTAGTGCAACCGCTTTTAATAATGCGTTATCTTCTTCTTTAAGATAGGATGTTCTAGTTATAAATTCTTTTTTATTCAATTTTGGTTTAAAATCATTGATAAATCCAAATGCCATAGCAAATATGAATTGATCTTTTCTTTCGAATCCTTGAAGAAATTTTATTTCATCGTATAAGTATTTATTATCTTTATCGACATAGAGTATTTCTTGTCCTTCAGCTTCTTCACTCATTCTAATACACCCAATGTAGTGATTTTGTCTTCTTTTATAAATTCATATTTATTGCTAACTCTATTATCAAATAAGTCCTTAATCTCTTTTGAATACTCATTAGGGGTGAAAAGTAATATAATTTGTTTATTTTTAGTCACATCTAAAAAAGTTTTAGCAAAATTCGTCCTATTATCATCAGATATCCTTGCTACTGGTGTATCTATTAGTATGGGAGCTTCATATCCAGATATTCTATGCAATGCTAAAGTAAAGGATAATGCTAATAATTCTCTTTGGGCAGCGCTTAACTCATCTAAACATTCATAACCCATATCATGAATTACTCCTAGATTATAATTTTTATCAATTATTATATCTTTATAAATTCCTTCATCCCATAATAAATCAAAAAATAGTCTATTGGTTTCATCTCCGATTTTTTCTCGAGTTTCATTCATTATATTTACTTTAGATCTTTCAATTATATCTAGAGCTCTTTTTGCAAATTTAATCTTTTTCCTTATTTTACTAGCTTTTTCATTGTCCTTTAAAGCTTTATCAAATTCTTTTTCCAGACTTTCTTTCTTTTGTTGTAGGGTTTTTTTATCATTTTTTAAGCTTCCTAGCCGTATCAAATTCTGATCTCTTATTTTTTCAAATTTTTCCCGTTCTAAATGCCATTTTTTTATTTTATCTACATCATATCCGCCTAATTCATCATTAATAGTACTTATTTGAGATTCAATATACTCATATTCTTTTATTGTATCTTCAATTAAACTATTGATATTATCTAAATTATCCCTAAATTCATTTATTTTAAGTTTGAACTTATTAAGGGGTTTATCCATAGGTTCTAACTTTTTTACGCTTTTTGATGTAGATTTAAATTGTTCAAGAAGAACTGACATTCTTTTTTTAGAAGTTTTATTAAGTGGTTGGCCACAAATATCACAATTATCATGCTTTAAAACTTTTTCTATTATTTCTTCTTCAACAGGAGGTAGTTCTAAATTCTTCTTCTTCTCATCAATCGTTTCTAAAGAATATTTATATGCAGGCCAAAATCCAAGAATTAGTGTATATTTAAATAACATTCTATTCTTTTTTATTTCATACTTTTTTAACAATTCATCTTTTTGTTCTCTTAACAATTTCAATTCTTGAAGTTTACTCTCCCGCTCAGAAACATCAGGCTGATTTTTAAGTAAGGAATGATATTCACTTATTTTATTTTTTGCTATAGATAATTGATTTTTTGTTTCATCAATTCTATCTTTAACATAATTGAGTTGATTTTGATTATGCTCTTGTTTTTCTCTAATTTCCTCAAGATTTGCACTAAATTCTCCTCCTTTCTTAGTTATATCTTTAATTAGCAGTTCAGTATGGTCTTTCATACTTTCGAGTGCATTTATATATGAAATAGTGAAAATTTCATGATTAATATCTTTAGAAGTCGCTAACTGAAAATATCTGTCCAAACGTTCACCATCAAAAAAGAAATATTCTCTAATTGCTTCTGGGAAAAAACGTTCAACAATTAAATTCGCTTCATCGTCTCTAATTATTTTCCTATTACCTTTATTATCAGGAATATCAACATAAAAATCAGTTCTTATAGGTTTAGATAAATTATTGTTTTTAACATCATAAACCTCTTCTCTATGGAAAAAAACGTATTCTTTATCTTTAGCTAACCATATTTCTACTATTACCTTATCATTATCTTTATCTTCATTATAAACATTCAATCTAGGCAATTTATCTTTTTTGTCTTCTAATTCTAATTTGGCTTTTCTTTTTGTTTTTTGTGGCTCAATTTCATATAAACACCAATTAATAGCATTTAAAAAGTCAGTTTTTCCAGAACCATTTTTTCCAATTATGAAATGTAAATCATTATCAGAATTTTTGTTAAAGGATAGTTCTATTTCTTTGAATCTACTATAATTTTTTATATAAATTTTTTCAATTCTCATAATCATCCCAATCCTTTATATATTCCTCTAATTTATCGTTATAATACTCTCTCCAACGATGCCTTCCTTTGATCTCCTCACTTAATATGGATTCTAAGAATAATTGTAATTCCTTATCTCCCTTACTATTTTTTCTTAACTCTTCTAATATCCTAAGAGTACTATTGGAAGTCAATTTATTCACCTCAATTTATATTTCGCATCATAAATCATTTCTAGAGCTTCAGCATTGTTTATTGCGATACTAGCTATTTCTTCATATCTTTCGAATTCTTTTTCGAAAATTCTTCTTTCTAAATTTTTAAATTCTGATGGAAATTTTTTTAAATTTGGTAAAACAAACAAATCGTATATTAGTGCTCTTTTCTTATTAGAAAATCTTCTTATTACTCGTCCTAATCTCTGGATATGTTCGCGTGGATTGCCACTGCTGGCCATCATTATGGCAATTCTCGCAGGAGGGATATCTACTCCTTCATCTAAACATTTAATAGCAACTAAAACCTTATAATATCCTTCAATAAATTTTTTTAAAATGAAATCTCTTTCAGACAAACCATCGTACTTTTTATCTGGTCTTGTTCCTTCACTCATGGTAAAAAGATGTGCAGATATTCGCCTTTTTTTTAATATGTTCATTACTTTATCTATTTGATGTTCAGTACAGTAGATTATTGTCCATTTTAAATTATTGCCAATATCGTCAAGTATTTCCTCTAAAATTGGATATTTTTCTTCTGCATTTTTAATAATATTGGCTCTTTTAAATAATAATGATTTTAATGCGGTATTATCATCATTTAATTTTTTAGATCCATATTTAACAGCAATTTGCTTTGTAATTTCATAGTATTCATCTAATTCATTACTTTTTAAGCTTATAAATTTAGGTTTATATAAATAAGGAGTAAGATAAGTTTCATTAGTGGCAGGATTTGTTTTATTTATTGCTTTTTCCAGGTCAAACTCATAAATTACTCCATTAAAGTAATCATGCAATATATCCGTACCATAATCATCAAACCATCTTTTTGGAGTGGCGCTTAGACCTAATCGAAAATCATATGCATTAATTAGTCCTAATTTACTGTATTCAGCTCCTAATCCATGAACTTCATCAGCAATTAAAAAAATTTTAAAGTCATCTTTATAATTAATTATATCTTTAAAGTTGTCAGATGAGAAAGTACGATGCGTTGAAATAACAATTACTTTATTTTTATGTCCTAAAGAGATATCAAAGATTGAATCAGCTAATTTATCCTTCCAAAATCGGTTAGTACTATCAGCAATTATTAGATCATCATAATCTAAACCAAATTTATTTATTGATTGTTTCCATTGTTGTAGTAAATGTTGATAAGGAGCTGTAATTACAATTAAGAGTTTTTCAGTTTTTTTTAATTCTTGATTGAGGCATCCTAGAGCAGTGAAAGTTTTCCCTGTTCCTGTAGCCATTTCAAAAATGCCTTTTTTTCCATTTTTGATCCATTTTTCTATTGCATCTTTTTGATAGTCCCATAATTCAATTTTATCAGTTTTTTCAACTTGATTTAATACAGTTTTACTTTCTGCTAAAATTTTTATTTCATTTTGTAACACTGCTTTATCAGAATCAATAACTTTAATCCCTGCAACATTTCCCATCCAAATATCATTAAATTTTTTTAAATCAGAAGTTAGATAGGGAGATTCAGATTTTTTCCAATTTCTAAAAACTTTAAATTCTTCAATATTAAATTCCCACCCAGATGCTGTTTCATTATTGGATCCGCTGAATGATATGATATTTCCTTCAATATCTCTGAAAATACCTATTTTTTGATGTAATATGCCTTTTTTTTCATCAAGAGGATTATCTTCATCAACAATCATTGCAATTTTAATTTTAAGAATCCCTTTTGCCACCATCCAACCTAATGCCATAAGATGATTATTTTTAAATTTATCTATTAAATTTAAGGATTTATTAGCTCTAAATTCTTCAATTACTATATCAGGATTCTCATGGGCTTTTTTTATTATATCTAAATCTTTTCCTTTCAATTTAGTACCGCAAATTAATTCTATGGTCCCTCCATTATTTATCAAATTAATAATTCCTTCTGCAGCAACAGATAATATTTTAGATGAAAAAAAACCAACAGATCTTTGATATTTAATAGAATTAGATAATAAAGGGATGTAAAAATCGTTCAAAATATCATCGGTATTTGAATCATAACTTATTTTAAGATCTAAATCTTTAAAACCCATTTGAATTCCCTTTTAAATCGTTCAATCATTTTAATAACTTTTATAAATTTAATAGTACCTAATATTAAGATTGAAGCATATTATTGATTTGTATGGCTATAATAAATACTTTCTATTATAGGGGCTGTAAAGTTTTTAGGTGTTGACACGATTTCATAAAAAATTTTAAAAACCATTAAATCCATAGTAAATATTGATTTAAAACCATTAAAGATAATTATAAAGTGATAGAGATATAATAACATGCTAAACAATATTATAACCACTCTCAGTTCAAGTATAAGTTCGATACAACTTAATCTTTTTGATTTTGTGTGGAAAAACCAAAAATTCAAGAAGTCTTAACCACAAGATTTCAAACCCCTTAAACACCAATAAATATTAATAAAAACCTAAATATTATTTGTAACTAATCATTTTGAATACATTAAACCGAAATGTCCCAATTGTAATTCAAAATGTGATTGAACAAGAATATCTGAAAGACACCACATACTGGATGAATCCGGTTCTCAAACGATTTATTTAAGACGATACAAATGTAATGATTGCGGTAAAAAATTCTTAACGAGCCCAGATTTAGTTATAAAACCTCATCACAGATATACTAACATTTTCAAAGAATAAATACAGTCTTTTATCCAAACCGGCTATCGATAACTCCGGAAATCAGGAGGAGACCTTCAAACATTCCTAGGAATTTCACTATCACACACAGCAAAAAAAAACTGGCTAACTATAGACTACTAAAACCATATAGAAAACATACAAACATTTATTCAGGTTATTATTGCTATGATGAGCAGTATATCCTGCTAAACGGACAAAAACACTACAGATTAACATTTATACGACACCATACTTAATTTCCCATAGCAGAAGAAATAGTCTCTAAAAGAACAACAGAAACCATTTACAACTTTATTGATAAATCCACAAATAAACCATTATTTGCAATAACTACTGATCATTTCCGTAGATACAAAATAATAATGGATAAATTAGGTGTTAAACATCAATTATGTATATATCTACTTGTTTAAAATGATTGGAAACAGCGTGTATATAATCTTGAAGTCTAAAAAATTCACAAAACATGACAAAATAAGTTTTATACCTTTATTTCACAGATTA is a genomic window containing:
- a CDS encoding AAA family ATPase codes for the protein MRIEKIYIKNYSRFKEIELSFNKNSDNDLHFIIGKNGSGKTDFLNAINWCLYEIEPQKTKRKAKLELEDKKDKLPRLNVYNEDKDNDKVIVEIWLAKDKEYVFFHREEVYDVKNNNLSKPIRTDFYVDIPDNKGNRKIIRDDEANLIVERFFPEAIREYFFFDGERLDRYFQLATSKDINHEIFTISYINALESMKDHTELLIKDITKKGGEFSANLEEIREKQEHNQNQLNYVKDRIDETKNQLSIAKNKISEYHSLLKNQPDVSERESKLQELKLLREQKDELLKKYEIKKNRMLFKYTLILGFWPAYKYSLETIDEKKKNLELPPVEEEIIEKVLKHDNCDICGQPLNKTSKKRMSVLLEQFKSTSKSVKKLEPMDKPLNKFKLKINEFRDNLDNINSLIEDTIKEYEYIESQISTINDELGGYDVDKIKKWHLEREKFEKIRDQNLIRLGSLKNDKKTLQQKKESLEKEFDKALKDNEKASKIRKKIKFAKRALDIIERSKVNIMNETREKIGDETNRLFFDLLWDEGIYKDIIIDKNYNLGVIHDMGYECLDELSAAQRELLALSFTLALHRISGYEAPILIDTPVARISDDNRTNFAKTFLDVTKNKQIILLFTPNEYSKEIKDLFDNRVSNKYEFIKEDKITTLGVLE
- a CDS encoding DEAD/DEAH box helicase family protein; its protein translation is MGFKDLDLKISYDSNTDDILNDFYIPLLSNSIKYQRSVGFFSSKILSVAAEGIINLINNGGTIELICGTKLKGKDLDIIKKAHENPDIVIEEFRANKSLNLIDKFKNNHLMALGWMVAKGILKIKIAMIVDEDNPLDEKKGILHQKIGIFRDIEGNIISFSGSNNETASGWEFNIEEFKVFRNWKKSESPYLTSDLKKFNDIWMGNVAGIKVIDSDKAVLQNEIKILAESKTVLNQVEKTDKIELWDYQKDAIEKWIKNGKKGIFEMATGTGKTFTALGCLNQELKKTEKLLIVITAPYQHLLQQWKQSINKFGLDYDDLIIADSTNRFWKDKLADSIFDISLGHKNKVIVISTHRTFSSDNFKDIINYKDDFKIFLIADEVHGLGAEYSKLGLINAYDFRLGLSATPKRWFDDYGTDILHDYFNGVIYEFDLEKAINKTNPATNETYLTPYLYKPKFISLKSNELDEYYEITKQIAVKYGSKKLNDDNTALKSLLFKRANIIKNAEEKYPILEEILDDIGNNLKWTIIYCTEHQIDKVMNILKKRRISAHLFTMSEGTRPDKKYDGLSERDFILKKFIEGYYKVLVAIKCLDEGVDIPPARIAIMMASSGNPREHIQRLGRVIRRFSNKKRALIYDLFVLPNLKKFPSEFKNLERRIFEKEFERYEEIASIAINNAEALEMIYDAKYKLR